Proteins from a single region of Buteo buteo unplaced genomic scaffold, bButBut1.hap1.1 HAP1_SCAFFOLD_173, whole genome shotgun sequence:
- the LOC142028153 gene encoding uncharacterized protein LOC142028153, whose amino-acid sequence MAVTSNNKKGKKCCLACDTGKECLKKITVPTAPKEDEGPELDISPPRRGRNWGAGYGEQTEAPDSSGLEDVEEEPSEVVIHTPVSRRTRQQVQMVAPLRQQRAQTVAPLRQGVGNDGPVYVKVPFSVTDLMAWKQAAGVYREDPERVGRVVDTIIKTQNPDWSDLQVILDNLLDDTEKQMVLKTGKAQAEVAVLSGTTGGTLEQNFPSGDPQWDPNNVEHRERLSRYQKWILYGVKHAMPKSLNWSKLYEVRQDKNESPSAFLERLKEAARKYTDLRVETEAAQIQLALIFMGQSAPDIRKKLQKLEGEDSRSLNKMLEAAWKVYNNREKEERRNRESRLLAVMTEIAGRGRGRGRGRSAYGRGGFMNSGNRNFNTPLGVNQCALCREEGHWKRDCPKNEQCSKGNIQKEVARMMVLDE is encoded by the coding sequence ATGGCTGTGActtctaataataaaaaagggaagaaatgctgtCTGGCATGTGATACTGGAAAggagtgtttaaagaaaataactgttcccACCGCTCCCAAAGAGGATGAGGGGCCAGAACTGGATATTTCTCCTCCtaggagaggaaggaattggGGTGCAGGGTATGGGGAACAGACTGAAGCGCCAGATAGCAGTGGATTAGAGGATGTGGAGGAAGAGCCGTCTGAGGTTGTAATTCATACCCCTGTTTCGCGAAGGACCCGACAGCAAGTACAAATGGTAGCTCCCCTGCGGCAGCAGCGAGCACAAACGGTAGCTCCCCTGCGACAGGGAGTGGGTAATGATGGGCCGGTGTATGTCAAAGTGCCCTTTTCAGTTACGGACTTGATGGCTtggaaacaggcagctggagtgTATAGAGAAGATCCAGAGAGGGTAGGCAGAGTGGTGGACActataattaaaacacagaatccGGACTGGAGTGATTTACAGGTGATTCTGGATAATTTGTTGGatgacacagagaagcagatggtATTAAAGActggcaaagcacaggcagaagtggCCGTATTGAGTGGGACAACAGGTGGAACACTAGAGCAGAATTTTCCGTCTGGGGATCCGCAGTGGGATCCAAATAATGTGGAACATAGGGAAAGGCTGAGTCGATatcagaaatggattttatatGGAGTTAAACATGCTATGCCTAAATCTTtgaattggtctaaattataCGAGGTGAGACAAGATAAGAATGAATCTCCCTCAGCGTTTCTGGAAAGATTGAAggaagctgctagaaaatatactgatttaagaGTAGAAACAGAGGCGGCTCAGATACagctggctttgatttttatggggCAGTCGGCACCagatattagaaagaaacttcagaagctggaaggagaggaTTCAAGGagcctaaataaaatgttggaagCAGCGTGGAAAGTAtataataacagagaaaaagaggaaaggagaaatagaGAAAGTAGATTATTGGCTGTAATGACAGAAATAGCAGGCAGAGGACGAGGTAGAGGCAGAGGACGAAGTGCTTATGGACGGGGAGGATTTATGAACTCTGGCAATCGGAACTTTAACACCCCCTTAGGAGTGAATCAGTGTGCTTTGTGTAGGGAGGAAGGACATTGGAAAAGAGATTGTCCTAAGAACGAACAgtgttcaaaaggaaacattcagaaagaGGTAGCCAGAATGATGGTTTTGGATGAATga